atcggtacacttcaactgacagacaaaatgagaaaaaaaaaaagtcaggaaaatcacattgtaggatttattgaatttgcaaattatggtggaaaatcagtatttggctctcacagacctgtaacttttttaagaggctcctctgtcctccactcgttggaggccactgtgttcttagggaccttcaatgcttcagacattttagtacacttccccagatctcttAATCAGGGATTTGTCTGACAGTCTCACTGTATACAATGCATCCCTACATCTAAAGTATGAACATATGAGGAATGTCTGACAACTCACCCCATCACAAATGCTCTTATAGACCCAAGCTTTTATTTTGAATCAGTAGCAAAGGTAAAAGATGAGAAAACCAAAGAATTAACTGAACAGTAGTCATTTTTACTACGGACTGCACACCACCTGTTCAATTAGCAAGCAATGGACATGAAACATTTCAAAGAGACAaggcattttttaaatttaaattgtTTATTGATTCCATCACACTAGAGTAGCAAGAGCACCAGCAACTTCCTGGTCTAAAAAGCAGAAAGAAATGCAAACTGTCAGCAACGCAGAATGTTAAGTAACCAATGTCAAAAACAATACTCACCATTAGAGCTTCTAGAGGATGAATCCATTATATTTTCCTGTTGATAGATATATGGTTAGTACAAAGTCCTTCAAATTCAGAGAGCAAAGTTCAGAGCAGGTTAAAGTGAACCATTACCTTGCAGAATCCTTCACTAGTGTTGGATATATGCTTGGTGCACCAATGCTAACATAACCGTCCTTGGGAGCATTTCCACTGTCAACAGGCATTGCCTCCCTAGGAGTGTAGCTGATTTGGGAGAAGACAGTTCTGCCATTCTTGTAGTGCGATTTGGAACTGTAGGAAGAGATTGGGATGACACCCGACTGTTCAACAATGCTGGCCCGAGAACTACCAGAGGCACCATCTTCAGTGCTTTCGTAGTGCTTCTGCTGAGACATTGGGGCCAGTTGCTGCTGGGAAATTTGAGCTACATGCCATAATTGCTGAGGAATGGGGTTGGGTTGCTGCTGGGCCATTTGAGCTGGATACCTCACTTGCTGAGGTTCGACGGCCAgttccttctgctgctggggctcgacggccagttccttctgctgctggggctcgacggccagttccttctgctgctggggctcgacggccagttccttctgctgctggggctcgacggccagttccttctgctgctggggctcgacggccagttccttctgctgctggggctcgacggccagttccttctgctgctggggctcgactgccagttccttctgctgctggggctcgactgccagttccttctgctgctggggcTCGACGGCCAGTTCGACGGCCAgttccttctgctgctggggcTCGACGGCCAGTTCCAGTTTCTGCTGCTGGGGAAATTGAGATGGATGCCACACGAGCGGAGGCTGCTGGAGAATAACCTGTAGCTTCTGTGGCATGGCGGCCAGATGATTCTCCTGTTGGAGCATTTTGGCTCGATACCACATTTGCTGGGGCAGGGCGGGCAGTTCCTCCTGCTGAGGTTCAGTggccggttgcttctgctgcaggggcatttgagctggataCCTCACTTGCTGAGGTTCGACGGCCAGTTCCGTCTGCTGCTGGGGCTCGACGGCCAGTTCCGTCTGCTGCTGGGGCTCGACGGCCAGTTCCGTCTGCTGCTGGGGTAATTGAGATGGATGCCACACGAGCGGAGGCTCCTGGAGAATAACCTGTAGCTTCTGTGGCATGGCGGCCAGATGATTCTCCTGTTGGAGCATTTTGGCTCGATACCACATTTGCTGGGGCAGGGCGGGCAGTTCCTCCTGCTGAGGTTCAGTggccggttgcttctgctgcaggggcatttgagctggatgccacgCTTGCTGGGACGTGGTGGGTGGTTGCTTCTGCAGCTGAGGTTCAGTGGCTGTTCGATTTTTGGacatttgagctggatgccaaCCTGCTGAGGTTGCTGGGCTATGGGGGCCAGTTGCTTCTGCTGGGGAAACTGAGCAGGATGCCAACCCAGCTGGGGCACGGCagtcggttgcttctgctgcatgggcatttgagctggatgccacacttgctggggcacagCTGTCGGTTGCTTCTGCAGTGTGTAAAATGTattccacac
This DNA window, taken from Oncorhynchus clarkii lewisi isolate Uvic-CL-2024 unplaced genomic scaffold, UVic_Ocla_1.0 unplaced_contig_9388_pilon_pilon, whole genome shotgun sequence, encodes the following:
- the LOC139400999 gene encoding involucrin-like, whose amino-acid sequence is MPLQQKEPTAVPQQVWQPSQMPLQQKQPTAEPQQQKQPTAVPQQVWQPSQMPLQQKEPYAMPQQVWQPSQMPLQQKQPTAVPQQVWQPSQMPMQQKEPNAVPQQQPTAVPQQVWHPAQMPMQQKQPTAVPQLGWHPAQFPQQKQLAPIAQQPQQQKQPATEPQQEELPALPQQMWYRAKMLQQENHLAAMPQKLQVILQEPPLVWHPSQLPQQQTELAVEPQQQTELAVEPQQQTELAVEPQQVRYPAQMPLQQKQPATEPQQEELPALPQQMWYRAKMLQQENHLAAMPQKLQVILQQPPLVWHPSQFPQQQKLELAVEPQQQKELAVELAVEPQQQKELAVEPQQQKELAQKELAVEPQQQKELAVEPQQQKELAVEPQQVRYPAQMAQQQPNPIPQQLWHVAQISQQQLAPMSQQKHYESTEDGASGSSRASIVEQSGVIPISSYSSKSHYKNGRTVFSQISYTPREAMPVDSGNAPKDGYVSIGAPSIYPTLVKDSAR